A window of the Scandinavium goeteborgense genome harbors these coding sequences:
- the prmA gene encoding 50S ribosomal protein L11 methyltransferase, protein MPWIQLKLNTTGANAEELSDALMEVGAVSITFQDTHDTPVFEPLPGETRLWGDTDVIGLFDAETDMKEVVAILEHQPLLGAGFVHKIEQLEDKDWEREWMDNFHPMRFGERLWICPSWRDVPDENAVNVMLDPGLAFGTGTHPTTSMCLQWLDGLDLNGKTVIDFGCGSGILAIAALKLGAAKAIGIDIDPQAIQASRDNAQRNGVSDKLELYLPQDQPDAMKADVVVANILAGPLRELAPLISVLPVEGGLLGLSGILASQADSVCEAYTSQFALDPVVEKEEWCRITGRKH, encoded by the coding sequence ATGCCATGGATCCAACTGAAACTGAACACCACTGGTGCTAACGCTGAAGAACTGAGCGATGCGCTGATGGAAGTGGGTGCCGTCTCTATCACCTTCCAGGACACCCACGACACGCCGGTGTTTGAGCCTTTACCGGGTGAAACCCGCCTGTGGGGCGATACCGATGTGATTGGCCTGTTCGATGCCGAAACCGACATGAAGGAAGTGGTTGCCATTCTGGAACATCAGCCGCTGCTTGGTGCGGGTTTTGTTCACAAGATTGAGCAACTGGAAGATAAAGACTGGGAACGTGAATGGATGGATAACTTCCACCCAATGCGCTTCGGTGAGCGGCTGTGGATCTGCCCGAGCTGGCGCGATGTACCGGACGAAAACGCGGTTAACGTGATGCTCGATCCGGGCCTGGCGTTTGGTACCGGCACCCACCCAACCACGTCGATGTGCCTGCAGTGGCTCGACGGTCTCGATCTGAACGGCAAAACGGTGATCGACTTTGGCTGTGGATCCGGGATCCTTGCTATTGCCGCACTGAAACTGGGCGCGGCCAAGGCTATCGGGATCGACATCGATCCGCAGGCGATTCAGGCCAGCCGTGATAACGCGCAGCGCAATGGCGTGTCCGATAAGCTGGAACTTTATTTACCGCAGGACCAGCCAGACGCCATGAAAGCCGATGTGGTGGTCGCTAACATCCTGGCGGGCCCGTTACGCGAACTGGCCCCATTAATCAGCGTCCTGCCCGTTGAGGGCGGTCTGCTGGGCCTTTCCGGTATACTTGCGAGCCAGGCCGACAGCGTCTGTGAAGCCTATACCTCTCAATTCGCACTCGACCCGGTGGTTGAGAAAGAAGAGTGGTGCCGCATCACTGGTCGTAAGCACTAA